One window of Amaranthus tricolor cultivar Red isolate AtriRed21 chromosome 11, ASM2621246v1, whole genome shotgun sequence genomic DNA carries:
- the LOC130826902 gene encoding NADH dehydrogenase [ubiquinone] 1 alpha subcomplex subunit 1, with the protein MGLVWLEAALPLGIIAGMLCIMGNAQYQIHKAYHGRPKHIGNDLWDVAMERRDKKLIDLCSKLPNNH; encoded by the exons ATGGGCTTGGTATGGCTGGAAGCAGCTCTTCCATTGGGTATTATCGCCGGCATGCTTTGCATCATGGGCAATGCTCAGTATCAGATCCACAAAGCTTATCATGGCCGG CCCAAGCATATCGGCAACGACTTGTGGGATGTCGCCATGGAAAGAAGGGATAAGAAGCTCATAGACCTCTGCTCTAAACTCCCTAATAATCACTAA